One genomic window of Procambarus clarkii isolate CNS0578487 unplaced genomic scaffold, FALCON_Pclarkii_2.0 HiC_scaffold_97, whole genome shotgun sequence includes the following:
- the LOC138360131 gene encoding high mobility group nucleosome-binding domain-containing protein 5-like translates to MRNRASRKDEEQSKEEGGAVQGGRRRGRARRKEEGQGKEERGEAGHEGSGRSRITNKEKEQGKEEEEEGKEEEEGKEEEEGKDEGRCRKMSRRRRRRRTQGGGGRRRGGRKE, encoded by the coding sequence atgaggaacAGGGCAAGCAGGAAGGATGAGGaacagagcaaggaggaaggaggagcagtgcaaggaggaaggaggaggggcagggcaaggaggaaggaggaaggccaaggcaaggaggaaagaggagaagcAGGGCATGAAGGAAGTGGGAGGAGCAGGATAACGAACAAGGaaaaggagcagggcaaggaggaggaggaggagggcaaggaggaggaggagggcaaggaggaggaggagggcaaggatgaaggaaGGTGTAGGAAaatgagcaggaggaggaggaggaggagaacgcaaggaggaggaggacgacgacgaggaggaaggaaggagtag